From a single Microbacterium terrisoli genomic region:
- a CDS encoding LD-carboxypeptidase, which yields MAPAQFQTVPKATPGDRVAVLSPAFAAPAASEALHEQAMQRLREATGLVPVEYPTTRQLGAGSAARAADVTAAFADPTITAVLATIGGDDQVTVIPHIDADVLAQNPKPFVGFSDNTNLHNLLWSLGVPSYHGGSTQLHLGAGPGIDDIHLASLRAALFEGGRIELTEPGESEDFGIAWTDPRALTEFGLREPTEPWVWAGPQKIVEGRTWGGCLEVIDQIAIAGRMPEADDLEGAILLLETSEELPTADRVRGWMQALGERGVLGAVAGVLVARPVVSELYSPVPPAAERARLRVAQREAIIAQVTRYNPHAVVCVGVPFGHTRPQWILPHGGAVRLDGLTRTVTADFG from the coding sequence ATGGCACCCGCGCAGTTCCAGACCGTTCCCAAGGCCACACCCGGCGACCGCGTCGCCGTGCTGTCCCCGGCCTTCGCCGCCCCCGCGGCGTCAGAGGCACTGCACGAGCAGGCGATGCAGCGCCTGCGTGAAGCGACGGGTCTCGTTCCGGTCGAGTATCCGACCACGCGGCAGCTCGGCGCCGGCTCAGCGGCGCGCGCCGCCGATGTCACGGCGGCATTCGCCGACCCGACGATCACAGCGGTGCTGGCCACCATCGGCGGCGATGACCAGGTCACCGTCATCCCGCACATCGACGCGGATGTGCTCGCCCAGAACCCGAAGCCCTTCGTGGGATTCAGCGACAACACCAATCTGCACAACCTGCTGTGGAGCCTGGGCGTGCCCAGCTATCACGGTGGGTCGACGCAGCTGCATCTGGGCGCCGGCCCCGGCATCGACGACATCCACCTCGCATCGTTGCGGGCGGCGCTGTTCGAGGGCGGCCGCATCGAGCTGACCGAGCCCGGCGAGTCGGAGGACTTCGGGATCGCCTGGACCGATCCCCGTGCCCTGACCGAGTTCGGTCTGCGAGAGCCGACCGAGCCGTGGGTCTGGGCCGGGCCGCAGAAGATCGTCGAGGGGCGCACATGGGGTGGATGCCTCGAAGTGATCGATCAGATCGCCATCGCCGGTCGTATGCCCGAGGCCGACGATCTGGAGGGGGCGATCCTGCTTCTGGAGACGAGCGAAGAACTGCCCACCGCTGATCGTGTGCGGGGGTGGATGCAGGCACTGGGGGAGCGGGGTGTGCTCGGCGCGGTCGCCGGCGTGCTCGTGGCCCGTCCCGTGGTCAGCGAGCTGTATTCGCCTGTTCCACCGGCCGCAGAACGTGCGCGATTGCGCGTCGCGCAGCGCGAGGCGATCATCGCGCAAGTCACCCGGTACAACCCCCATGCGGTGGTGTGCGTCGGGGTGCCGTTCGGGCACACTCGTCCGCAGTGGATCCTCCCGCACGGCGGTGCCGTTCGACTCGACGGACTCACCCGCACCGTCACCGCAGACTTCGGGTGA
- a CDS encoding FBP domain-containing protein has product MHALTEKDVRTSFVNASQRERGSLTLPPGFSDLDWDSLHFLAWRDPKIAPFGYLVVPIGDRPVGVMLRESEQRTRTRPQCSWCEDVTLPNDVVFFAAKRSGRAGRNGDTVGTLACAGFECAHNVRKLPPLAYPGFDRDAARDRRIAALRGNVTEFVRDIRDGR; this is encoded by the coding sequence ATGCACGCCCTCACTGAGAAGGACGTTCGCACGTCCTTCGTCAACGCTTCGCAGCGCGAACGCGGCAGCCTCACGCTCCCGCCCGGCTTCTCGGACCTTGACTGGGACAGCCTGCATTTCCTGGCGTGGCGCGACCCGAAGATCGCTCCATTCGGCTATCTCGTGGTGCCCATCGGCGACCGACCCGTCGGCGTCATGCTGCGCGAGTCCGAGCAGCGCACGCGCACGCGCCCGCAGTGCTCGTGGTGCGAAGACGTGACTCTGCCCAACGACGTCGTCTTCTTCGCCGCCAAACGGTCCGGCCGTGCCGGGCGCAACGGCGACACGGTCGGAACCCTCGCCTGCGCCGGGTTCGAATGCGCGCACAACGTGCGCAAGCTCCCGCCGCTGGCATACCCGGGATTCGACCGCGACGCCGCCCGGGACCGCCGCATCGCGGCGTTGCGGGGGAACGTCACGGAGTTCGTCCGCGACATCCGCGACGGCCGCTGA
- a CDS encoding NfeD family protein: MDVIAAITQFAWIGWIVLIAIFLVIEMLTLDFTFLMLGIGGLAGLIADLFGAELWLQVVVAAVVAALLIFLLRPPLLRRLRRGEDPTPSNVAALLGMPGLVLSTVTRLGGLVKLSNGETWTARSTDDSTTIPPQTHVRVDRIDGATAYVTNDPESSEGEQS; encoded by the coding sequence GTGGACGTCATCGCGGCGATCACGCAGTTCGCGTGGATCGGCTGGATCGTGCTGATCGCGATCTTCCTCGTGATCGAGATGCTCACCCTCGACTTCACGTTCCTCATGCTCGGCATCGGCGGCCTGGCCGGCCTGATCGCCGACCTGTTCGGCGCTGAACTGTGGCTGCAGGTCGTGGTCGCCGCCGTGGTGGCGGCACTGCTGATCTTCTTGCTGCGGCCTCCGCTGCTGCGACGGCTCAGACGCGGCGAAGACCCCACCCCGTCCAACGTCGCCGCGCTGTTGGGCATGCCGGGCCTGGTGCTGTCGACCGTCACGCGCCTGGGCGGCCTGGTCAAGCTCTCCAACGGCGAGACCTGGACCGCACGTTCCACGGACGACAGCACGACGATCCCACCGCAGACGCATGTGCGGGTGGACCGCATCGACGGTGCCACCGCCTACGTGACGAACGACCCTGAATCCTCCGA
- a CDS encoding arylsulfatase, with protein MPDKPNILIIWGDDIGIANLSTYSDGLMGYRTPNIDRIAHEGVKFTDYYGEQSCTAGRAAFITGQNPYRSGLTKVGMPGAKLGLQAEDPTIADALKHHGYATGQFGKNHLGDRDEHLPTVHGFDEFFGNLYHLNAEEEPEHPDYPTDEEFPGFSEKFRPRGVIHSWANEDGTQRIDDTGPLTKKRMETADEEFRDAAADFIRRQAKDDTPFFVWFNSTHMHFRTHPKEESKGRAGRWQSEYHDTMLDHDDLVGSLLDLLDELGLADNTIVMYSTDNGPHMNSWPDAGMTPFRNEKNSNWEGAYRVPAMVRWPGRIPAGTSLNGIVSHNDWFVTLLAAVGDEDIADRLRAGTELHGTKFKVHLDGHNQLEYITGVADASPRRHFFYVSDDGDLTALRFDNWKLVFLEQRAIGTLQVWQEPYIELRFPKLFNLRTDPFERADITANTYWDWVLDHIFLFVPAQAYVARMLDTLREFPARQEAASFTINQVMAKLDSTTGSS; from the coding sequence ATGCCTGACAAGCCGAACATACTGATTATCTGGGGCGATGACATCGGCATCGCGAACCTCAGCACCTATTCGGACGGCCTGATGGGCTACCGGACGCCGAACATCGATCGGATCGCGCACGAGGGGGTGAAATTCACCGATTACTACGGCGAGCAGAGTTGCACCGCGGGGCGAGCCGCCTTCATCACCGGACAGAATCCATATCGCAGCGGCCTTACGAAGGTCGGCATGCCGGGCGCGAAGCTCGGATTGCAGGCCGAGGATCCCACGATCGCCGACGCCCTGAAGCACCACGGCTACGCGACAGGTCAGTTCGGGAAGAATCACCTGGGCGACCGCGACGAGCATCTGCCGACCGTGCACGGCTTCGACGAGTTCTTCGGGAACCTCTACCACCTCAATGCGGAGGAGGAGCCTGAGCATCCCGACTACCCCACGGATGAGGAGTTCCCGGGGTTCAGTGAGAAGTTTCGTCCCCGCGGCGTCATCCACTCTTGGGCGAACGAGGACGGGACACAGCGCATCGACGACACCGGTCCGCTGACGAAGAAGCGCATGGAGACGGCAGACGAGGAGTTCCGCGATGCTGCCGCGGACTTCATCCGTCGGCAGGCCAAGGATGACACGCCGTTCTTCGTGTGGTTCAACTCGACCCACATGCACTTCCGCACGCACCCGAAGGAGGAGAGCAAGGGGCGAGCGGGGCGGTGGCAGTCCGAGTACCACGACACGATGCTCGATCACGACGACCTCGTGGGGAGCCTGCTCGACCTGCTCGATGAGCTCGGCCTCGCAGACAACACCATCGTCATGTATTCCACGGACAACGGCCCGCACATGAATAGCTGGCCCGATGCGGGAATGACTCCCTTCCGCAATGAGAAGAACTCCAACTGGGAGGGCGCGTACCGCGTTCCCGCGATGGTCCGCTGGCCGGGACGGATCCCGGCCGGCACGTCACTCAACGGGATCGTCAGTCATAACGACTGGTTCGTCACCCTGCTCGCAGCTGTGGGGGATGAGGACATCGCAGATCGGCTCAGGGCAGGCACGGAACTCCATGGCACCAAGTTCAAGGTGCATCTCGACGGCCACAACCAACTCGAATACATCACCGGAGTAGCAGACGCGAGCCCACGGCGGCACTTCTTCTACGTCTCGGACGACGGCGACCTCACCGCGCTGCGATTCGACAACTGGAAACTGGTGTTCCTCGAGCAGCGCGCGATCGGGACATTGCAGGTATGGCAGGAGCCCTACATCGAACTCAGGTTCCCGAAGCTGTTCAACCTACGCACTGACCCGTTCGAACGTGCCGACATCACTGCCAACACCTATTGGGATTGGGTGCTCGACCACATCTTCCTCTTCGTGCCGGCGCAGGCGTACGTCGCCCGGATGCTGGACACGCTCCGGGAGTTCCCCGCGCGGCAGGAGGCCGCCTCGTTCACAATCAATCAGGTGATGGCCAAGCTGGACTCGACGACCGGCAGCTCCTGA
- a CDS encoding SDR family oxidoreductase: MSQTLPADALRGKTALVTGSSRGIGADTVRYFAEAGANVVINYRNKAPRANKLAEQLRALGVQALVVGADLTDQASVEGMFAEVAKTFGGLDILVLNASGGMESGMAADYALQLNRDAQVRVLEAAVPLMHEGSRVVFVTSHQAHFIRTTPTMPEYEQVALSKRAGEDALREWIPALDQKGIGFVVVSGDMIEGTITATLLERVNPGAIASRREDAGRLYNVAEFAAEVAQAAVDPIPAENLRLVGETGSFAAE, from the coding sequence GTGTCACAGACACTCCCTGCCGACGCCCTTCGCGGCAAGACCGCCCTCGTCACGGGTTCTTCTCGCGGCATCGGCGCCGACACCGTCCGCTACTTCGCCGAAGCGGGCGCGAACGTGGTCATCAACTACCGCAACAAGGCGCCGCGCGCGAACAAGCTCGCCGAGCAGCTGCGCGCCCTCGGCGTGCAGGCGCTGGTGGTCGGTGCGGACCTCACCGACCAGGCGTCGGTGGAGGGCATGTTCGCCGAGGTGGCGAAGACATTCGGCGGCCTCGACATCCTCGTCTTGAACGCGTCCGGTGGCATGGAGTCGGGCATGGCGGCCGATTACGCACTGCAGCTGAACCGTGACGCGCAGGTGCGCGTGCTCGAAGCCGCGGTGCCGCTGATGCATGAGGGCTCACGTGTGGTGTTCGTCACGAGCCACCAGGCCCACTTCATCCGCACGACCCCCACGATGCCGGAGTACGAGCAGGTGGCGCTGTCCAAGCGCGCCGGCGAAGACGCACTGCGTGAGTGGATCCCCGCACTCGACCAGAAGGGGATCGGCTTCGTCGTCGTCTCGGGCGACATGATCGAGGGCACGATCACGGCGACGCTGCTGGAGCGGGTCAACCCCGGCGCGATCGCATCGCGCCGCGAGGATGCGGGACGCCTGTACAACGTCGCCGAGTTCGCCGCCGAGGTCGCACAGGCCGCCGTGGATCCGATCCCGGCCGAGAACCTGCGACTGGTGGGGGAGACGGGATCGTTCGCCGCGGAGTAG
- a CDS encoding helix-turn-helix domain-containing protein produces MEITDPQALRALAHPLRLDLIELLGTAGALTAAESARRLGSTQASCSYHLRQLAKYGYVEKAPVSEDGRENPWRLTEVRQSWSGASPAAGELERVFIQREADKVIAWQGERAGQPSAWREAAFVTGASLPLTSAELDDVREHLAAVLEPYIARLTDTTRRPEGSRFVRVLLAGTPAPTAEGEGTS; encoded by the coding sequence ATGGAGATCACGGACCCGCAGGCGCTGCGGGCGCTCGCGCACCCCCTTCGGCTCGATCTGATCGAGCTACTGGGCACTGCGGGTGCCCTCACGGCCGCAGAGAGCGCGCGTCGCCTGGGATCGACGCAGGCAAGCTGTTCGTATCACCTGCGGCAGCTGGCAAAATACGGGTACGTCGAGAAGGCCCCGGTGAGCGAGGACGGCCGCGAGAACCCGTGGCGTCTGACAGAGGTGCGACAGAGCTGGTCGGGCGCCAGCCCCGCAGCTGGGGAACTCGAGCGGGTCTTCATCCAGCGCGAAGCAGACAAGGTCATCGCATGGCAGGGCGAGCGCGCGGGCCAGCCGTCGGCATGGCGGGAGGCCGCGTTCGTCACCGGGGCATCTCTGCCGCTGACCAGCGCGGAGCTCGACGACGTCCGCGAACACCTCGCCGCCGTGCTCGAGCCGTACATCGCACGACTCACCGACACGACCCGTCGGCCGGAAGGCTCTCGCTTCGTCCGGGTGCTGCTGGCCGGCACGCCCGCACCCACCGCAGAAGGTGAGGGCACGTCATGA
- a CDS encoding excinuclease ABC subunit UvrA: MHQADTHDRISVRGAREHNLKGVDLDIPKRRLTVFTGLSGSGKSSLVFATIAAESQRMINETYSAFVQGFMPQLGRPDVDVLEGLTTAIVVDQERLGANPRSTVGTVTDANAMLRILFSRLGEPYIGGPTAFSFNVPTQKASGIMTSAKGEKKVVRNEIYLGGMCPRCEGRGSVSDIDLSQVVDESLSLQDGAILVPGYVPDGWMVRGFAESGFYPADKPISTFTEKQRHAFLYSEPTKVKIQNINMTYEGLVPKITKSMLSKDLESMQPHVRRFVERAVTFAVCPECDGSRLTEGARSSKIDGVSIADACRMQVTDLAEWVRGLDRPEAGPLLARLSANLDAFVTLGLGYLSLERPSGSLSGGESQRIKLLRHLGSSLTDVTYVFDEPTVGLHPHDIQRMNALLLQLRDKGNTVLVVEHKPETIAIADRVVDLGPGAGSAGGQICFEGTVDELRASDTVTGRHFDDRASVKEAVRAASGSLAVRGASEHNLRGVDVDIPLGVLTVLTGVAGSGKSSLIQSSVVGREGVVAVDQGAIRGSRRSNPATYTGMLEPIRKAFAKANGVKPALFSANSEGACPSCKGSGVIVTQLGFMDTVETPCEDCGGKKFQAAVLEYTLGGKDITEVLDMQVRDAREFFGAGDTKIAAVGKTLDRLVDVGLGYLTLGRPLSTLSGGERQRIKLATQMADGGEIYVLDEPTSGLHLADVENLLGLLDRLVDSGKSVIVIEHHQAVMAHADWIIDLGPGAGHDGGRVVFEGTPADLVAARSTITGEHLAQYVA; this comes from the coding sequence ATGCATCAGGCAGACACCCACGATCGGATCTCGGTGCGGGGAGCACGCGAGCACAATCTGAAGGGCGTGGACCTCGACATCCCGAAGCGTCGGCTCACGGTGTTCACCGGGCTGTCGGGTTCGGGGAAGAGCTCACTCGTGTTCGCGACGATCGCCGCCGAGTCGCAGCGCATGATCAACGAGACCTACAGCGCATTCGTGCAGGGCTTCATGCCGCAGCTCGGTCGTCCCGACGTCGACGTTCTCGAAGGACTCACGACAGCGATCGTGGTGGATCAGGAGAGGTTGGGCGCGAACCCGCGTTCCACCGTGGGAACGGTCACGGACGCCAACGCGATGCTGCGCATTCTCTTCTCGAGACTGGGGGAGCCCTACATCGGAGGGCCTACGGCATTCTCCTTCAATGTTCCGACCCAGAAGGCCAGCGGCATCATGACCTCGGCGAAGGGCGAGAAGAAGGTCGTCCGCAATGAGATCTATCTGGGCGGCATGTGTCCGCGCTGCGAAGGTCGCGGCAGCGTGTCGGACATCGACCTGTCTCAGGTGGTGGATGAGTCGCTGTCCCTGCAGGACGGCGCGATCCTGGTGCCCGGCTACGTGCCGGACGGGTGGATGGTGCGCGGCTTCGCAGAATCGGGCTTCTATCCGGCCGACAAGCCGATCTCCACGTTCACCGAGAAGCAGCGCCACGCATTCCTGTACAGCGAGCCCACCAAGGTCAAGATCCAGAACATCAACATGACCTACGAGGGCCTCGTGCCGAAGATCACGAAGTCGATGCTGTCGAAGGACCTCGAGTCCATGCAGCCGCACGTGCGGCGGTTCGTGGAGCGGGCGGTGACGTTCGCCGTCTGCCCCGAGTGCGACGGATCGCGGCTGACGGAGGGCGCTCGGTCGTCGAAGATCGACGGGGTGAGCATCGCTGACGCCTGCCGCATGCAGGTCACCGACCTGGCCGAGTGGGTGCGGGGTCTGGACCGGCCCGAGGCGGGTCCGCTGCTGGCCAGGCTCAGTGCGAACCTCGACGCGTTCGTGACGCTGGGACTCGGCTATCTGAGCCTCGAGCGCCCCTCCGGGTCGCTGAGCGGAGGCGAGTCCCAGCGGATCAAGCTGCTGCGCCACCTCGGGTCATCGCTGACCGATGTGACGTACGTGTTCGACGAGCCCACGGTCGGTCTGCATCCGCACGACATCCAGCGGATGAACGCGCTGCTCCTGCAGCTGCGTGACAAGGGCAACACGGTGCTGGTGGTCGAGCACAAGCCCGAGACGATCGCGATCGCCGATCGGGTCGTCGACCTCGGTCCCGGCGCAGGCAGCGCCGGCGGGCAGATCTGCTTCGAAGGCACCGTCGACGAGCTGCGTGCCAGTGACACGGTCACCGGCCGGCACTTCGACGACCGTGCCTCCGTGAAGGAGGCGGTGCGCGCAGCATCCGGTTCCCTCGCCGTGCGCGGTGCTTCGGAGCACAACCTGCGCGGTGTGGATGTCGACATCCCGCTGGGCGTGCTGACCGTGCTCACCGGCGTCGCCGGCTCTGGCAAGAGCTCACTGATTCAGAGTTCGGTCGTCGGCCGCGAAGGCGTGGTGGCCGTGGACCAGGGCGCGATCCGCGGGTCGCGCCGCAGCAACCCGGCGACGTACACCGGGATGCTGGAGCCCATCCGCAAGGCGTTCGCCAAAGCGAACGGCGTCAAGCCTGCGCTGTTCAGCGCGAACTCGGAGGGCGCGTGCCCGTCGTGCAAGGGCTCGGGTGTGATCGTGACCCAGCTGGGCTTCATGGACACCGTGGAGACACCCTGCGAGGACTGCGGCGGAAAGAAGTTCCAAGCCGCGGTGCTCGAGTACACACTCGGTGGTAAGGACATCACCGAGGTGCTCGACATGCAAGTGCGTGACGCGCGGGAGTTCTTCGGTGCGGGGGACACCAAGATCGCCGCCGTGGGCAAGACCCTGGACCGGCTCGTTGATGTGGGTCTCGGCTACCTCACGCTCGGACGGCCCCTGTCGACACTGTCGGGTGGCGAACGCCAGCGCATCAAGCTCGCGACGCAGATGGCCGACGGGGGAGAGATCTATGTCCTCGACGAGCCGACCAGCGGCCTGCACCTCGCCGACGTCGAGAACCTGCTCGGGCTGCTGGACCGCCTCGTGGACTCGGGCAAGAGCGTCATCGTGATCGAGCATCATCAGGCCGTGATGGCACACGCCGACTGGATCATCGACCTCGGTCCGGGCGCCGGACACGACGGCGGACGCGTCGTCTTCGAAGGGACGCCCGCCGACCTCGTCGCTGCCCGGTCGACGATCACCGGCGAGCACCTCGCGCAATACGTGGCGTGA
- a CDS encoding HdeD family acid-resistance protein gives MSTSSSVEKSAVNGIRTFLGLAGVVALIVGILILVWPGRTAIVVTAIIAIYAIVGGLAYLGLGIFTKSMGGWARVGHIVLGIIFVIAGILAFTELAQTTAWLAVFLGILVGIMWIVEGVVSLTALGGARSKAWTVFFAILSIVAGIVLLFSPLWGALVLWWLLGISLVVLGIVQIVRAFSFSAKDL, from the coding sequence ATGTCCACCTCATCATCCGTCGAAAAGTCCGCGGTCAACGGAATCCGCACATTTCTCGGCCTCGCCGGTGTCGTCGCTCTGATCGTCGGCATCCTGATCCTGGTGTGGCCGGGTCGGACGGCCATCGTCGTCACCGCGATCATCGCCATCTACGCCATCGTCGGCGGCCTCGCCTACCTCGGCCTCGGCATCTTCACGAAGTCCATGGGCGGCTGGGCACGCGTGGGGCACATCGTCCTGGGCATCATTTTCGTGATCGCCGGCATCCTCGCCTTCACCGAACTCGCCCAGACCACCGCCTGGCTGGCGGTCTTCCTGGGCATCCTGGTGGGCATCATGTGGATCGTCGAAGGCGTGGTCTCGCTGACGGCACTCGGCGGCGCACGGTCGAAGGCCTGGACCGTCTTCTTCGCCATCCTCAGCATCGTCGCGGGAATCGTGCTGCTGTTCTCGCCGCTGTGGGGCGCGCTCGTCCTGTGGTGGCTGCTGGGCATCTCGCTGGTGGTCCTCGGCATCGTGCAGATCGTCCGCGCGTTCTCGTTCAGCGCGAAGGATCTGTGA
- a CDS encoding MFS transporter has product MTLTPVSPTPVWRAWVIWGVAVAGYVLAVTNRTSLAAVGVDAAHRFDADASTLSMFAVLQLAVYGAMQLPIGIMLDRLGTRPIIASGMVLMAVGQLTMALSPNVGIAIGARMLIGAGDAAIFPSVLRIVATWFPAQRGSVMVQLTGIVGLTGQLIAIAPLAALVHATTWTIAFGSIAGLCLLFAVLLVLVVRNHPPNVTSDVSVNTDTGAIRVVTSTADTRIGLKATWANPGTRLAFWSHFTTPFSGTAFIMLWGIPFLTAGEGLSSAEAAGVTTVYIVVGMALGPIMGTLSGRMPNHRSRALVLPTVVLQLVAWLLVIAWPGPAPLWLLIAVAVAMGTGGPASMIAFDHARTHNPGHRLSTASGITNTGGFIAGLIAIFLIGAALDLQGAGTPETYTLSAFRLAFLTQVPLWLVGAFFIVVERKRTRVQMGMDAPRSPSRRAR; this is encoded by the coding sequence GTGACCTTGACCCCTGTCTCCCCGACGCCGGTGTGGCGCGCATGGGTCATCTGGGGCGTGGCCGTGGCCGGATACGTGCTGGCTGTGACCAATCGCACGTCTTTGGCGGCGGTCGGAGTGGACGCCGCGCACCGATTCGATGCGGATGCCTCAACCCTGTCGATGTTCGCCGTCCTGCAGCTGGCCGTCTATGGCGCCATGCAGCTGCCGATCGGCATCATGCTCGACCGGCTGGGTACCCGCCCGATCATCGCGAGCGGCATGGTGCTCATGGCGGTCGGGCAGCTGACGATGGCCCTGTCTCCCAACGTCGGCATCGCGATCGGCGCGCGCATGCTCATCGGTGCCGGTGACGCGGCGATCTTCCCGAGCGTGCTGCGCATCGTGGCCACGTGGTTCCCCGCCCAGCGGGGGTCTGTCATGGTGCAGCTGACGGGCATCGTCGGGCTCACCGGTCAGCTGATCGCCATCGCGCCACTGGCGGCCCTCGTGCACGCCACGACCTGGACGATCGCGTTCGGCTCGATCGCTGGACTGTGCCTGCTGTTCGCCGTGCTGCTCGTGCTGGTCGTGCGCAACCACCCGCCGAACGTCACCTCCGATGTGTCGGTGAACACCGACACCGGCGCGATCAGGGTGGTCACCTCCACGGCCGACACACGCATCGGCCTGAAGGCGACGTGGGCGAACCCCGGCACGCGTCTGGCCTTCTGGTCGCACTTCACCACCCCGTTCTCGGGGACGGCGTTCATCATGCTGTGGGGCATCCCGTTCCTGACCGCAGGCGAAGGACTGTCGTCCGCCGAGGCGGCCGGCGTGACCACCGTCTACATCGTGGTGGGAATGGCGCTCGGGCCCATCATGGGCACGCTGTCGGGCCGCATGCCCAATCACCGCTCGCGTGCTCTGGTTCTTCCCACCGTGGTGCTGCAGCTGGTGGCCTGGCTGCTGGTCATCGCCTGGCCGGGCCCCGCCCCACTCTGGCTGCTGATCGCGGTGGCGGTGGCGATGGGCACGGGAGGGCCCGCGTCGATGATCGCGTTCGATCATGCGCGTACGCACAATCCCGGCCACCGCCTGAGCACCGCGAGCGGCATCACGAACACAGGCGGGTTCATCGCCGGGCTGATCGCGATCTTCCTGATCGGGGCCGCGCTCGACCTCCAGGGTGCCGGCACGCCCGAGACCTATACGCTCAGCGCCTTTCGTCTTGCGTTCCTCACGCAGGTGCCGCTGTGGCTGGTCGGCGCGTTCTTCATCGTGGTCGAGCGCAAGCGCACCCGCGTGCAGATGGGGATGGACGCTCCGCGATCGCCGTCTCGACGCGCACGATAG
- a CDS encoding alpha/beta hydrolase family protein produces the protein MSLDVTTPVTEVETAVPTPVGELAAIISAPHTSNAPRPGLVLIDGSGDGDRHHWGSLPQWLVEAGAIVLRHDKPGCGGSPGHWLDQTLEDRARESLAALEVLRSHPATAGEPVGLYGISQGGWVALLAASLEPDAVDFVICDSGPGTTPAAQEHERLAVALRTAGHDAASIAQAMAWVQERLDRLRRGDTEREILTEQARYAGESWYDTVRFPYDTVELLRFLRGVMDFDPTTVMPSVSCPVLALFGGADALIPVAASVAAFAEHLPQNPRNGLAVFPRADHGLFIAGPQQGIPRRAQLAPMYLPTVAAFLRDRAADAASTDGAPFVQGPVHIGG, from the coding sequence ATGAGCCTCGATGTGACAACGCCGGTCACCGAAGTGGAGACGGCCGTTCCCACGCCGGTCGGAGAACTGGCAGCGATCATCAGCGCCCCACACACCTCGAACGCGCCGCGGCCGGGTCTCGTGCTGATCGACGGCTCGGGCGACGGCGACCGACATCACTGGGGGAGTCTGCCCCAGTGGCTGGTCGAGGCGGGTGCGATCGTGCTGCGTCACGACAAGCCGGGGTGCGGCGGGTCGCCCGGACACTGGCTGGATCAGACACTGGAGGACCGCGCACGCGAGTCCCTTGCCGCGCTCGAGGTCCTGCGCTCCCATCCGGCGACCGCCGGTGAGCCGGTGGGCTTGTACGGCATCAGTCAGGGCGGGTGGGTGGCGCTGCTGGCAGCATCGTTGGAGCCGGATGCCGTGGACTTCGTCATCTGCGACTCCGGGCCGGGCACGACCCCAGCCGCACAGGAGCACGAGCGGCTGGCGGTGGCCCTTCGCACGGCCGGGCATGATGCGGCATCCATCGCACAAGCCATGGCATGGGTCCAGGAGCGGTTGGACCGCCTGCGACGGGGCGACACGGAACGCGAGATCCTCACCGAGCAGGCACGATACGCCGGCGAATCCTGGTACGACACCGTGCGGTTCCCGTATGACACTGTCGAACTCCTGCGGTTCCTGCGCGGAGTGATGGATTTCGATCCCACGACCGTGATGCCGAGCGTCAGCTGCCCTGTGCTCGCCTTGTTCGGGGGAGCGGACGCCCTGATCCCGGTCGCCGCGAGCGTCGCGGCGTTCGCGGAGCACCTGCCACAGAACCCGCGCAACGGCCTCGCGGTCTTCCCGCGCGCCGATCACGGGCTGTTCATCGCCGGACCGCAGCAGGGCATTCCCAGACGAGCTCAGCTCGCGCCGATGTACCTTCCGACGGTCGCGGCCTTCCTGCGCGACCGCGCGGCAGACGCGGCATCCACCGACGGCGCACCCTTCGTGCAGGGGCCTGTGCACATAGGCGGATGA